From the Sebastes fasciatus isolate fSebFas1 chromosome 9, fSebFas1.pri, whole genome shotgun sequence genome, the window CACAAGCAGAACAAGAACTTCAGCTAAATACAATTCTTTCCAAAATCATCAGAATTTAGATTTGAATCAGAAACTGTTCAAAGCCGAGCAAACATTCAACACCAGTACTCGCTTTTTTACCTACTTGGTACTAAAGACACATTTCAGCTGGTACCAAAAAAGTATTGAGGTTTAATACTGTCATGGGAAAATTGTACTGGACACGAATTCACTTGAATCTCTGCTCATCTCTACGTCACCCTGATTAatattttgtgtctttgtgtgtcagGTTCGCTCTGGGAGACGCTCGCAGGCCTCTGCACGAGACGGCAAGTCTGGTGGAGGACATTGTGCACACACAGCTCATTACTATGGTAACATAAATACAATGcacatgtacacaaacactgtggtgcagcggtggaagaagtattcagatcttttacttgaaGTTACAATCTCCAAGATCTCTGGTTCGTTCTATTTGGCGGCACCTAAGTGGTAATTGCAGGTGTCACCATCATTCATCGATAGATAGTGACATAACAGACTGTGTTAGGCAAGTTGCACAGGAAATGTAATCCTTTTGACTTATTACTCctttaaaaagtaatatttattattactactatattACAATGCAAGCTTTTGCACCTCGTGGAGCCGGGCCTGTCTCTTCCTCTTGGTCACACATGCGCCTGAGGTGATATTCGCCTAAAAGTTCAACTCGATACGATGTGAAGATGCATACTGACCTGCCACACGTTCACGTCATCATAACATAAAACTACATGGCACTAAAAACAAATCATGTTCCAGTAACTCACAAATGCAGCGTTGTCTGTAATATAATTACTGTTCTGGAAGTTGTGATCGTAACTAACGCTCCATGATGGGATTGGTTTATTGATCAGCTGCATCAGGCCTGCGAGGGGGCGTCTCTTCGTGGGTCGAGGGTCATTTCAGCAGAGGACATCCTGTTCCAGATGAGAAGGGACAAGGTAAACAAATCACACAGAaagcaaaacacattaaatacacaaaacttaaaggtgctaaattccaaattcagagtgtatctatgattgagggattgcctgCACGcgactctcaacatggcgacggcaaGCGAgcggctcacagctaacggtgctaaaagTGCAAACAACAGCGAGAGTGTTGACAGagaagtgtttacctgagggggaaccggagggtgggcgctacgcttccgcaTCAGTGGAGGCGGCGTTaccagctgtaaccgccgtatgagagcagcggccgtgagcAAGCCAgcggggcacgctcacatgcactaaaagcgtGCGCGGCCGGTCCGGCgacgtcaacaaagcacagagaagctcagattgcagcaggtagacattactcctctatatctttagcAATAGACagtagttgtttgatgctatattaatgctctggttttagcacctttaacatcaTTAAGGATTCTTACTTATTAAAAGAAAAGTATAAATCTTAActtcaaaatattaaaatgattaactaTTAATATAGATTCTCCtcacttttcttcttctgtctcttgACCAGAGGAAGGTGTCGAGGTTATTGAAATATCTCCAGTTTAGAGATTATAAATCCAAACTACTGAAAAgtctggaggaagaagagacgCAGCAAGAAACCGGTAACTGCACGCTCACATATTCACGTCATGACAGTGTTTTAATCGGATCGATTTACAGTACAGCTGTATTTGAGAACCAAATATCAGATTAATATGAACccagtcttcttttttttgtcgtgtgtgtgtttgcagacagGACGGCTGGTGCTGCAGGAGGCGTTGCCGGCGGTAACCAGCGGAGGCAACGATTGGCCCAGGATTTTCTGGTGTGGATGGATCAGACCGGCGAGCTCCTGTCATTGGCTGAGTGGCAGGAAGTAGACCCCATCAAACAGGAACggatggaggtcagaggtcatcttGATGTCTTTTTAACGTTTTTAATGTTCATGACACACTGGCAGATTTATAATGATTTATAATGAttatgatgttttaatgttttgtatgtttctgtaTTTTCAGCGTTTGGAGCGTCAGACTCGAGCTATGGACCAGGCGCAGTACTCTGAGTTCTCTGAGAGTCGACAGCTCAGCTTTGGTAAGATTTTAATCGAGTAATTAAGTTTCTCTCTAATAATCCTAATGTTAGGAATATTTGATATAACCAGCGATGCATGCACTTTAATGATGCAGGTTTATATGGAAAGGTAATTAAACAAACTTAAACAAGGCACATCAATGGGTGAAGCCTATGGAGTCAAAACCGTCTCATAAGCATTCACAAATAAATGTCAAGTTAAGTAActcataaaacacaaataattgCAGAGTGATTTTTATCTGTATCTGTGCCTCTAATTTACAACTCGTATATTGTCATTTTGTAAATAAACACAAGAGTTGTACaaatatattgtcatatttttattaaaacaaaccCCGTTTGCAATCCTTAAATTCATTTGCGAATTGTCAGTttagcattttaaaatgtaaatgtgttgaaTGAATCTAAACGGATTGCTGTGAATCCTATTGAGACTTTTTTACCGAAGAGCCAGCGCTCTCCGGTAGATGCAACATTTATGGATTTCGCAGAGAAAAATTTATATCTGATCATTTATCTATATGTACATTTGACAGCTTACGCGCATTAATGTTTAGCGTAAATGGCCGACAAATCAGGCACCGATATAGAGGTTTATAGATACAAACCACTCTGCATTTATAtttgtgcattgtgttttacgagaaaaagcaacaaatactcaaatttgagaagctggaactggCAAAGAACTTGCTAATTGACTTAATACAAAAAATCCATTATAAAAAATGTTATCTccattgactaattgattaattgtttcagcataTAACCCATTGAACTTTAATGTATGAGCATGGTTCTTAAAAAACGTAACTGGATATGAATGATTCAGTCGGTGATGTCGTCCACCCGGCTgtctgctctgttttcatgtgcGTGTGAACAGCTAAGAAGGCGTCAAAGTTTCGGGACTGGTTGGACAGCAGCAGTTTAGAGCTGAAACCCAACAGCATCGCCATGGAGATCCTGTCGTACCTGGCCTATGAGACTGTTGCCCAGGTAACATGTTGAATCATGATGTCGCACACATCCTGTTAATGTCACTATCTACTTTATACGTGTCCAGAGTTATAAAATCTTTCTCCTTCTTCAGATTGTGGATTTGTCTCTGTTGGTAAAACAAGAAATGACCGCGAAAACAAATCCCATCAGTCATGTGATCTCAAGCAGCTACATCCACTACAACACTCACActgaggtacacacacacacacacacacacacacacgcacacaataaTATCATCTCACATTCAGTTGTTTTCAGTCACTAAAACTAGGATACCACAGTTATGTTTCAGTAAGTAAATGATATCTGTCTTTCATCCTTCCAGGTAAAGAAGGACCCAGACTCACCTGAAGCCACTCCCCCTTCCACTCCAGGCTCCTCCCACTCATCAAAGCCCCTCCCACAGGGTAATGGCAGTCTGGACGGCAGGGCGAGACAGAGGAAACGCAAAAAGGTGTGTGTTTGGTCTGCGACCTTCTTATGTATATATTCAGTG encodes:
- the supt3h gene encoding transcription initiation protein SPT3 homolog, encoding MSSPMAGSQASSSKDRPASRTSFIPELQSMMFALGDARRPLHETASLVEDIVHTQLITMLHQACEGASLRGSRVISAEDILFQMRRDKRKVSRLLKYLQFRDYKSKLLKSLEEEETQQETDRTAGAAGGVAGGNQRRQRLAQDFLVWMDQTGELLSLAEWQEVDPIKQERMERLERQTRAMDQAQYSEFSESRQLSFAKKASKFRDWLDSSSLELKPNSIAMEILSYLAYETVAQIVDLSLLVKQEMTAKTNPISHVISSSYIHYNTHTEVKKDPDSPEATPPSTPGSSHSSKPLPQGNGSLDGRARQRKRKKSCPATVEPPSGAIQPFHIREAIRRYNYRHTSAYWRSGMAFLAC